The Cohnella abietis genome has a segment encoding these proteins:
- a CDS encoding malate:quinone oxidoreductase — translation MSNGQTKTDVILIGAGIMSATLGTLLKELVPDWEIKVFEKLENAGEESSNEWNNAGTGHAALCELNYTVEKPDGSIDISKAININEQFQLSMQFWSYLVNSKLVNNPQDFIMPLPHMSMVQGEQNVAFLKKRFEALSNNPLFQGMEFSDDPEKLMEWIPLIMQDRPLNEAIAATKIDSGTDVNFGALTRMLFDHLKSKNVDIKYKQSVDNIKRTSDGSWQLKVRNVDSGNVERHTAKFVFIGGGGGSVHLLQKSGIPEGKRLGGFPVSGIFMVCNNPDIVEQHHAKVYGKAKVGAPPMSVPHLDTRFIDNKKSLLFGPFAGFSPKFLKSGSMFDLITSVKPNNVVTMLAAGAKNMSLTKYLIQQVMLSKEKRLEELREFIPNASIDDWDLVVAGQRVQVIKDTDAGKGTLQFGTEVISAADGSIAALLGASPGASTAVHVMLEVIKKCFPQHIKEWEPKIKEMIPSYGVSLLKNPELIQEIHTSTAQTLGLSGEKQAVLV, via the coding sequence ATGAGCAACGGACAAACTAAAACAGATGTTATCTTGATTGGTGCCGGAATCATGAGTGCGACATTGGGGACACTTCTGAAGGAATTAGTACCGGACTGGGAAATTAAAGTGTTTGAAAAGCTGGAAAATGCAGGCGAGGAAAGCTCCAACGAATGGAATAATGCAGGAACTGGGCATGCGGCACTGTGCGAGCTTAACTACACCGTCGAAAAACCAGACGGATCTATAGATATTAGTAAAGCTATAAATATAAATGAACAGTTTCAGCTATCCATGCAGTTCTGGTCTTATCTTGTAAACAGCAAGCTGGTAAATAATCCGCAGGATTTTATTATGCCATTGCCTCATATGAGTATGGTACAAGGGGAACAAAATGTCGCTTTTCTGAAGAAGCGTTTTGAAGCCTTGTCAAACAATCCACTGTTTCAAGGGATGGAGTTCTCAGATGATCCTGAGAAGCTGATGGAATGGATCCCGCTTATTATGCAAGATCGTCCATTGAATGAGGCTATTGCAGCAACCAAAATAGACTCTGGAACAGACGTCAATTTTGGTGCTTTAACGCGCATGCTGTTTGACCACTTAAAGAGTAAAAACGTTGATATAAAATATAAGCAAAGTGTTGATAATATTAAACGTACTAGCGATGGCTCGTGGCAACTAAAAGTACGAAATGTCGATAGTGGTAACGTTGAACGCCATACTGCCAAATTCGTCTTTATCGGAGGCGGAGGCGGAAGCGTACATTTGCTGCAAAAATCGGGTATTCCTGAAGGAAAGCGTCTTGGAGGATTCCCGGTAAGCGGGATATTCATGGTGTGCAATAATCCGGATATTGTCGAGCAGCATCATGCAAAGGTGTATGGAAAAGCTAAGGTTGGCGCTCCTCCAATGTCCGTGCCGCATCTTGATACAAGATTTATCGACAATAAAAAATCGTTGCTATTTGGCCCTTTTGCTGGCTTCTCACCTAAGTTTCTCAAATCCGGCTCTATGTTTGATTTGATTACTTCTGTAAAGCCGAATAATGTCGTAACTATGTTGGCTGCAGGCGCCAAAAACATGTCATTGACCAAATACCTGATTCAGCAGGTGATGTTATCGAAAGAAAAGCGCTTGGAGGAGCTACGTGAATTTATCCCCAACGCAAGCATCGATGATTGGGATTTGGTTGTAGCAGGTCAACGTGTACAAGTAATCAAAGACACGGATGCCGGCAAAGGAACGCTTCAATTTGGTACGGAAGTTATTAGTGCAGCGGATGGCTCAATAGCAGCATTGCTCGGTGCTTCTCCGGGTGCTTCTACTGCTGTTCACGTCATGCTAGAAGTCATTAAGAAATGCTTCCCTCAACATATTAAAGAGTGGGAACCGAAAATTAAAGAAATGATTCCTTCTTACGGCGTGTCATTGTTAAAAAACCCAGAGCTTATCCAAGAAATTCATACTTCAACGGCTCAGACGCTTGGCTTATCGGGTGAAAAACAAGCCGTACTAGTATAA
- a CDS encoding HAD family hydrolase, whose translation MQINIPGRESLTLTHLVLDFNGTIALDGLILPSVREKLEELNPLLKIHVLTADSNGSAATECEGFPVELHVIGKDNQREEKRKFISQLEQGVAVIGNGVNDELMFREADLSIAVIGKEGCATVTLMSSDIVVTDIIDGLDLLINHHRLIPTLRN comes from the coding sequence ATGCAAATAAATATTCCTGGACGAGAAAGCCTTACACTTACTCACCTCGTTCTAGATTTTAATGGAACAATTGCTCTAGACGGGCTGATTCTTCCGAGTGTCAGAGAAAAGCTTGAAGAGCTTAACCCATTATTAAAAATTCATGTATTAACTGCTGACAGTAATGGGAGTGCGGCTACAGAATGTGAAGGTTTTCCCGTAGAGCTGCATGTTATTGGTAAAGATAATCAGCGGGAGGAAAAGCGGAAGTTTATTAGCCAGCTTGAACAAGGCGTTGCTGTTATTGGCAACGGTGTGAATGATGAGCTCATGTTTCGAGAAGCTGATCTTTCGATTGCAGTAATTGGAAAAGAAGGCTGTGCAACGGTAACGTTAATGTCTAGTGATATAGTCGTGACAGACATAATTGACGGATTAGACTTGTTAATCAATCATCATCGTCTTATTCCTACACTTAGAAATTAA
- a CDS encoding Lrp/AsnC family transcriptional regulator, giving the protein MEHLMDEIDKKIMALLQYNARMSVSQISKEVSMSQPSVKERMIKLEEKNIISGYNTIFNLRDMNRGTTTFILLKTEHCQEITDFCKQAREVTDLFRISGEYNYLIKVQTASIEELAEFQDTLIKFGPSKSHISMKNILENRILL; this is encoded by the coding sequence ATGGAACATCTTATGGATGAGATTGATAAAAAGATTATGGCTTTACTTCAATACAATGCAAGAATGTCCGTTTCTCAAATCAGCAAAGAGGTTTCGATGTCGCAACCATCCGTTAAAGAAAGAATGATTAAGCTGGAAGAGAAAAATATCATTTCCGGGTATAACACCATTTTTAATTTACGGGATATGAATCGAGGCACGACCACGTTTATTCTATTAAAAACAGAGCATTGCCAAGAAATTACCGATTTTTGTAAACAGGCTAGGGAAGTAACTGATTTATTTCGCATTAGTGGAGAATATAATTATCTCATTAAGGTACAAACCGCCTCTATTGAGGAGCTCGCTGAATTTCAAGATACACTTATAAAGTTCGGACCATCAAAGTCTCATATCAGTATGAAAAATATATTGGAAAACAGAATTTTGCTCTAA
- a CDS encoding VOC family protein, translating to MSVKGLSHVAIQAKDYKATITFYIEVLGFKLGHHWSLPSFQIKEASMLISPDQRTCIEIFDNDAVIPAQGKKALSEEDVAHGALLHFAFYVDNVDEIFQKALAHGARAFVQPDYLSLGEPPLLVKNAIIHSPNGEIIEFIEDVDFDMSTNTM from the coding sequence ATGAGCGTTAAAGGTCTCTCGCATGTAGCGATCCAAGCAAAAGATTATAAAGCAACTATTACATTTTACATTGAGGTTTTAGGGTTCAAGCTAGGTCATCATTGGAGTTTACCATCCTTTCAAATTAAAGAAGCTTCCATGCTCATTTCACCTGACCAAAGAACCTGCATTGAGATCTTTGATAACGATGCCGTCATCCCCGCCCAGGGGAAGAAGGCATTGTCTGAAGAAGATGTAGCTCACGGAGCTTTATTACATTTCGCCTTCTATGTGGATAATGTAGATGAAATATTTCAAAAAGCCCTTGCTCATGGAGCAAGGGCTTTTGTACAACCGGATTACCTTTCTCTTGGCGAGCCGCCTCTTCTAGTAAAAAATGCTATCATCCACAGTCCCAATGGGGAAATTATCGAATTTATTGAAGATGTTGATTTTGATATGTCTACTAACACTATGTAA